One Solanum lycopersicum chromosome 4, SLM_r2.1 DNA window includes the following coding sequences:
- the LOC101261114 gene encoding alcohol dehydrogenase 1, with the protein MNTAGQVIRCKAAVAWEAGKPLVIEEVDVAPPQKHEVRLKILFTSLCHTDVYFWEAKGQTPLFPRIFGHEAGGIVESVGEGVTDLQPGDHVLPVFTGECQQCRHCKSSESNMCELLRINTDRGVMISDGQTRFSKDGKPIYHFVGTSTFSEYTVAHSGCVTKIDPQAPLDKVCVLSCGISTGLGATLNVAKPTRGSYVAIFGLGAVGLAAAEGARLAGASRIIGIDLNPSRFNDAKKFGVTEFVNPKDHDKPVQEVIAEMTNGGVDRSVECTGNVNAMISAFECVHDGWGVAVLVGVPNKDDAFKTHPMNLLNERTLKGTFFGNYKPKTDLPSVVAKYMNKELELEKFITHQVPFSEINKAFDIMLKGEGLRCMITMGR; encoded by the exons ATGAATACTGCTGGTCAGGTTATTCGCTGCAAAG CTGCGGTTGCATGGGAAGCTGGAAAACCTTTGGTAATTGAAGAAGTGGATGTTGCACCTCCACAGAAACATGAAGTTCGTCTCAAGATTCTCTTCACCTCATTGTGCCACACTGATGTTTACTTCTGGGAAGCTAAG GGACAAACACCTTTGTTTCCTCGAATTTTCGGACATGAAGCTGGAGG AATTGTGGAGAGTGTAGGTGAAGGTGTTACAGATCTTCAACCAGGAGATCATGTTCTTCCTGTGTTTACCGGAGAATGTCAGCAATGCCGTCACTGTAAATCATCAGAAAGCAACATGTGTGAACTCCTAAGAATAAATACAGACAGGGGAGTTATGATTAGTGATGGTCAAACAAGATTTTCCAAGGATGGAAAGCCGATATACCACTTTGTTGGAACTTCCACTTTTAGTGAATACACTGTTGCTCATTCTGGTTGCGTCACCAAGATCGATCCACAGGCACCACTTGACAAAGTTTGTGTCCTGAGTTGCGGAATATCAACAG GACTTGGTGCGACTCTGAATGTTGCCAAACCTACTAGAGGTTCTTATGTGGCTATTTTTGGTTTGGGAGCTGTTGGCCTTGCT GCTGCTGAAGGAGCTAGGCTAGCTGGGGCTTCTAGGATCATTGGTATTGATTTGAATCCCAGCAGATTCAATGATG CCAAGAAATTCGGTGTCACAGAGTTTGTGAATCCAAAAGATCATGATAAGCCTGTTCAGGAG GTGATCGCTGAGATGACCAATGGAGGTGTTGACCGGAGTGTCGAGTGTACTGGAAATGTTAACGCTATGATCTCTGCTTTTGAATGTGTTCATGAT GGTTGGGGTGTGGCTGTGCTTGTTGGCGTGCCAAACAAAGACGATGCATTCAAAACTCATCCCATGAACCTGTTGAATGAGAGGACACTCAAGGGCACCTTCTTTGGTAACTACAAGCCCAAAACTGATCTCCCATCTGTGGTGGCCAAGTACATGAATAAG GAACTAGAGCTGGAGAAGTTCATCACCCATCAAGTACCATTTTCAGAGATCAACAAAGCATTTGACATTATGCTGAAAGGGGAAGGCCTCCGTTGCATGATCACTATGGGACGTTGA
- the LOC101261407 gene encoding maltose excess protein 1-like, chloroplastic, translating into MAGSLLPVGKAVLRSRQPSKCYMFNADLQHPKSIPILPPYKKRVKQNNTLNKSVLLSPLVCQYRLKPVSALDSDVPYPIEQSSEGLKSSESFKQWDSLTAKFAGAANIPFLILQLPQIILNARNLLAGNQAALFAVPWLGMFTGLLGNLSLLSYFIKKRETEVVVVQTLGVVTIYVVISQLAMAGSMPLPHYAVTSVVIACGLVVNFMNYFHLLNPVIWRYWEDFITIAGLSALPQVMWSTFIPYVPNTILPGAVAFVLAILAVFMSRTGKLPEKGIKFVGSLSGWTATLLFMWMPVSQMWTNLLNPDNIKGLSALSMLLAMIGNGLMIPRALFTRDLMWFTGSTWACVFYGWGNLVCLYCCEVISREFFLASTTAFVAWLVFSFWRDTQVYGYNSPLKSLKELISGS; encoded by the exons ATGGCTGGATCTTTGTTGCCAGTGGGTAAGGCAGTCCTACGTTCCCGCCAACCTTCCAAATGTTATATGTTCAATGCTGATCTCCAGCATCCGAAGTCAATTCCAATTCTCCCTCCATATAAGAAAAGAGTCAAACAGAATAATACTTTGAACAAGTCAGTGCTCCTAAGTCCATTAGTTTGCCAATACCGGTTAAAACCAGTTTCGGCGCTTGACTCAGATGTTCCCTATCCTATTGAACAG AGTTCAGAAGGTTTAAAGAGCAGCGAGAGCTTTAAGCAATGGGATTCATTGACTGCGAAATTTGCAGGAGCTGCAAATATTCCGTTTCTCATATTACAACTGCCTCAAATAATACTGAATGCTCGTAACCTTCTAGCAGGAAATCAAGCTGCATTATTTGCAGTTCCATGGCTG GGGATGTTCACTGGATTACTTGGTAATTTATCTTTGCTATCATACTTTATAAAGAAGAGGGAGACGGAAGTGGTTGTTGTGCAAACTTTGGGTGTCGTGACCATTTACGTTGTGATATCACAATTAGCCATGGCTGGATCTATGCCTTTGCCTCATTATGCAGTCACTTCTGTTGTTATTGCGTGTGGTCTTGTTGTGAACTTCATGAACTACTTCCACTTGCTCAATCCCGTAATCTGGCGTTACTGGGAGGATTTCATTACTATTGCTGGCTTATCTGCGCTTCCCCAA GTCATGTGGTCAACTTTCATCCCATATGTTCCAAATACCATCTTGCCTGGTGCTGTGGCTTTTGTTCTGGCTATCTTAGCTGTCTTTATG TCTCGGACTGGGAAACTTCCAGAGAAGGGCATCAAATTTGTAGGATCATTATCTGGATGGACTGCCACACTTCTTTTCATGTGGATGCCAGTTTCACAAATG TGGACAAACCTTCTAAATCCAGATAATATAAAAGGTTTATCAGCTCTTTCGATGTTGCTTGCAATGATTGGGAATGGACTCATGATTCCACGAGCACTCTTTACTCGGGATTTGATGTG GTTCACCGGTTCAACTTGGGCATGCGTTTTTTATGGATGGGGAAACCTTGTCTGCTTATATTG CTGCGAAGTTATAAGCAGGGAATTTTTCTTGGCTTCAACAACTGCCTTTGTAGCATGGCTGG TGTTCAGCTTCTGGAGAGACACACAAGTATATGGATATAATTCTCCATTGAAATCGTTGAAGGAACTGATTTCTGGTTCATAA